The sequence ACAGCTGACATTCCACCACCAGTGTCTGCACCGCAAGCTGAAGAGGTTGAATTATCCCAACCAAGCTATGGTGGAACACAAGATGAGGTATAAAAGATTCCAAAATATTTGTTGTTTACTTCCTAGATTAAATCCCCTTTTCACACTAACTCATACAACTTATTACAGTTTACGcaggcaccaccaccaccaacaacaagGCCACCTAAATTGCCAACCAAACGGAGGACCTCACCACAACCAGTAACTACTTCTGTCGATCCCATGCAAGGATCAAGTATAGCCACATCTTTAAGATTGGCAAGCTTCATGAAGTTTGTTCCAACACCACAGTTCAAGGCACCAAGGAAAAAAAATCCTTGATTTTGGATGTTCTAGCAGCTGATTTAACAATATACATGGGATTTGGGCATTGGTTGATATTTTGGGTTTTTTGTTATTTTGGATTTAACAATATACATGGGATTTGTTATTTTGGCTAGACCATATGGTTTATTTTGATTTTCTGGTAGTAGATAGTTTAAGTATGTTTATCCTTATGTGGTCAACTGCAACTGTGTTACACTGACAATGTCTTGTTTATAATCTACAACTACTATTATCAATTACATCTTCTGTTCATTTAGTTTGGATTCTATTTTTGTAAAATATATCTACAAATAACACACCAATAAACTAAACAGTTCCCTTACATTCATTAACAGATGCTTTCAAGCATAGTTCTTACATTTTTTCCATCACAACTAAAACAAGTTCTTACATTTTTACCATCACAACTAAAACAACAACTAACAGAGAAAAAAACAGCAATCCTAACATTTGTATCATATATTTATGGGTCCTTAACTCATCCTCCAAATTGCCAATCCTCAAAGCAAGACTGACGCTCACTTCTTTATTGTTGTATGCAGCAGTGTCTTCTAAATTTTCTTTATCATCTTCTACAATGTCTACCCATCGAAAGAACCCACACCATCTTCTTCCACTACTCTGTGAACATGAAATTTAACAGTTACCATCAAAATAGTCAACAACAAATCTTCAGAAAATACTCAAGTTGTAATTTGGGCATCCAAAGAAGGGCTTATTTGGGTGAGTTTCCGTTCCAGACCACCGGAGCACAGGACGTTGCCCACACCCACACCGCTCTGGTACTCGCGTGCCTCTACTCTAACTTGGCCTCCTTGTGGTTGATCGCATAGAACTTCCCTCTCCTTCATCAGCACGTCCAACCATCCTCTGAGTTAGGGTTTAAAAATGGATTAGGGACCAAATTGATGCATAAAGTTTTATTTGCCACATCAACCAACCGTTAGACACTCCAGCGTGGCACTCATTCGCCACGTCACTCCCACCGGTAAGGAATCTGACCGAAAAATATTAGGGGGACCACGTTGATGCATTTTTTTCAATCTAGAGGACTTAATTAGTGCAATTGGAAAGTCAGAGACTAAATCGGTGCATTTTGTGAATCTCAGGGACTACTTTGGTGTTTAACTCATAAGTTAGCATTCtaaatattttgatatttgaagaaaaatttatttacttcttcaattatattatttatatactaatattaattattaaattaattattcatataaaaaaatatattgNNNNNNNNNNNNNNNNNNNNNNNNNNNNNNNNNNNNNNNNNNNNNNNNNNNNNNNNNNNNNNGTACTtacttttaattttcatgtttactAGGTAGAAAAAATATGTTATTTCAATGAATTTATGAAAGGCAGTCAAATAATATATGAATTTTTTATTGAGTATTGAATTAGACTATACAAAATAGTTAGATTATCACCTACTAACTCATGAATTTGATGTTAGTTGTAGAATGAATATCACACTTTCATATTATTTATAGGTAGTATATATACTAAGTctatcattttatattttaatcttATCTACTAATTAATAATCACACACAGAATATATATCATTTATTAATATCTTCTTATATTTACATTAATAGAAAGAGTAATTCTCAACATACAAGTGATTTTcaatacaagtcatacaagtcatttatattcacgtcGTTTCACGTTTTttttgtgcctctttttcttcttcttctttctccgtgcttcctcttctttcttcttcttttttctccgtgtctctttttcttttttttcgtaatttttctctcttgttatcatcgtcatcaacaccacctcttcatccctctttttttattgaaatttcttctcctcttttcgttttctctttctccttcatcaaaatcaccagaaaaaatgaagaaacattattcaaggtactgttttactgttcttctagatttttttctagattgtctctgtcATGTGCCTAATCCTTAACCaacaaaacattaaaagatttcaagaagaaatatactgtctccccttatattgggtgtatttcttaaatcctttgggtgtatttctgtaatcgtttggtttatttctgtaactgtttgggtgtatttccgTAATCATTTggatgtatttctataatcgtttgggtgtatttttgtaatcgttcgggtgtatttctgaagtttcatcatcttcaaaacaatttcaaagtttgatttcagaaaccatgaaaataataataaaaaaaaaacagaaggagatcgaaggcaaagagagaacgcttttccatacaaatcatacaagtcatttatattcacgccgTTTTCACGTTTttttgtgcctctttttcttcttcttctttctccatgcttcctcttcctcttcttcttcttcttctttctctgtgtctattcttcttctttttcgtaaaAAATGAAAcgaagatgaaacacgcgaagatGGTTCAGTAACGCGCGTGTTAAGCTCAACTTGTAAGACTTATAAACAAAAATGAtttgtatgtgtagcactcctcTAATAAAAAATGGCTACTGTGAGATTGAATAGGtataaatataataatcataaaaaataaagaagaaaaaaaaggaggaagaagaaaaaaaagaaaaagaaaatataaaaaaagactaataaaaaaagagtaagcaaaccaagaaaagagagaaagaagaaaaaaaaaagagaaaaataaaagattaagCCAAGAGATTGGAAAAAGAGATTTTGATGGCTTTTGCAATTtatgaagaaaaaaaagtattattTATGCTCATTTTAACATAAACTGTGAAACTTTTACCACGATTTATATGCAAATAATTTTTAAACGTAAATCGTGGAACTTCACCCATAATTTATATGTATTTAGAATACGTGGaatcataaatttttaaaaaattgcatTTTAGTATTCAAACTCAAAAGTTGTATTTAGATAATATTAAaactcaaatattttattttagtatggAACACGTAAACTTATAACAATTTATTTAAGAAATAGTTCACGAGTTTTTTTTAAGATACTAATTGATCAAATAaagtaaaaaagaagagaaatgtaAAAGTACCACTGAGATATAATAAAATGGTACTTGTACCCCCATTCTTCTCAATCTTGCACTACTCATCTACATATATAATGTGGTTTATTTCATATCTTAGATAATCGATAATTGGATTATTTACTCCCTTTTAAGTTCTAATTAGTAAATTTTATAAGAATGGTCAaaatttagataaataaaaaatagttttcaaaaccAACTAACCAAGTGAGTTTGACTATCCTATTTAGTTTGTCAAGTACGAGAAGCAACCGTAAATACTGCAGATATTATTTACATACAGCTGTTACCTTTAACCGGAGACAAGCAAGTACCTTAAAAATGAGATTCCGTCTGTTCTGTTGTATTTGATTAACGGTTATTGCAGCTTCAAGCTTCGAGACTTGAGATTAGATTTTTATACTTGCCACGTGGCATATATTCATTGCTGATACCAAATTTCATGGCCCACTATACAAAACCATTGGGTAGGGTGTGTTCACGTTAAGCTTCCATAgctgagaaagaaagagagagaaggataACAATTCTCGGCACCATGGCAGGGCCTTCTTTCTATGCCTCCTGTCTTTCCTCCTCCAGGTAACTAAatcttcttatctttattttattttacctttTTTTCCCTTAACATGGTGATGGTGAAAGGTTAGTGATGAATTATCAACTTCAGTCTTCATAACTACAATTTTATGATAATGTTTTTGGTTGCTAAGGGGAACAAGTGCTAAAAATGACTTGtgttttatgttttcttgatTACTCCATGGAGAAGTTGGGTTCTGCAATGTAACACTCAAGTTCATGTAATGCCCCTTGAACTTAGTTTTTTATGCCTAGATcattcaattatttatttttattttttttcttacttCGAATGACATAAACTCTTCTTGCATGTTCAATATTTCATGAAATGACTATGGTTCAACGCTGCAAGAATTTTCACCTTTTTCCTGCATTGTTGATCACTGGGTTTGTAAACAAAGGCTTCAAAATTGTTCAGTATGATGTTTTGATTTGGAAAGCTAGAACAGCATCACAGTACATGGATAAGTTGTCTTCCATTGAGTTTATATTATTGACTAAACCcttaattgcttattattaaacTATAGTCTATTAGGAGGGTTTTGCTTATTTTGGTTTTCAATCATATTTATGAAgaaatagtatttttttttactagTTTATCCTTGGTGATTCTTCTGATGCCATACAATCTTCTCAGATTGATGCATGCCCTTTTAATGTCCAAATTATGTTCTTAATGTTTTGGCATTTTCTTAATTTCTTCTTTACAATTGTCGTTGTTTCTCACTTATAAgtatttaaaaatttgaagtaGCCTACATACTAAACCATATTGATGAAAACAATGAAGGAAAAGTTCACTTAATGTTTGAACATCTATGCATACATGATTGTGAGGGATTAAGGTTGTGTTTTTCAGCAATTTGGGGACATCTTGGTTGGTATTAAAAACTCACAATGCAAGGGCCGTGCCAGGGAAACTACGCTGGAGGAGCGGTCTTACAATAAAAGCAGAAGTGAAGTTTGTTAATGCTGAACAAGCAAAGGAGCTTGTAACAGTTGATGGATATACTGTTCTAGATGTACGCGACAAAACTCAGTTTGAGAGAGCTCACATAAAATCCTGCTATCATGTGCCTCTCTTTGTTGAAAATCAAGACAATGATCCTGGTAAGGACTAAGGAATTCATCCTTTCAGATTAATTTATTCATGCATTTTTTTACTTTTGGCCGTCTTACTTCATGATGTGATCTTTCTGTAGGTACCATTGTAAAAAGGACTCTGCACAATAATTTCTCTGGGTTGTTCTTTGGTTTACCATTCACCAAGCCGAATCCTAATTTTGTACAAACGGTCAAGAGTCAGTTTTCGCCCGAAACTAAACTTCTGGTTGTATGTCAGGAAGGACTGAGGTTTGTTTATGGCATCCTATGCGATTTCAAttcttcattattttttattggcTTAAGAAATTACAAACATATGGTTCAAAGTATGATCATCATTGCAGTCTAAATGTGAGATTAGATGAATGTAAACCCAATGATGTTGTCTTGTGCTGATATTCCATTTTGTTATGAACCCAAGACTTTGCTTAAAGAGAACAAATGTTCACCCACTTGAACCAACTATGTGAATTAAGAGTTTACTTGTATAAATTATGTAGTCAACTTGACACTTATAGAAGCCTTGGCAAAAGATGCATTATACATGTATAAATTTGCATAGTTTGATTTTTTTTGGTGTACCTGCATTGAGTTTTATTATGCAAATGCCAATATAAGCATTTGACATTTTCATTCTACTTTGTTGTGAAGGTCTGCCGCAGCTGCAAATAAACTAGAGCAGGCCGGTTTCTCAAATGTAGCATGCATAACATCTGGCCTTCAAACTGTAAAACCAGGTTTAGCAATTCACTGACTTTTAAAACTAAATTTGttgttaaataaaattaaattattttgttaagtGGTGAAATATTCCGATCCTGTAGGTACATTTGATTCTGTGGGATCCAAGGACTTGCAAGATGCCGGCAAAGCTGGTTTGGTGACAATCCAAGGGAAAATCTCAACTGTATTGGGAACAATTCTTGTTTGTAAGttttattcttttaataaaaATTGTCTTTTTGTCACAATTTTGTGATACTTGTATTGAATTTACTTTGTGTTATGAAATTCACAGGTGCATATTTGTTCATTACCTTCTTTCCTGACCAAGCTGAGAAGATATTCCAACTGGTCCCTGCAGGCTAAGCCTAAAATTTACATTAGAACACATTATTTACCAATTTTGGTTACCCATTTCTTTATGCAGCAGCAATGTAGCATAACTGACCAATGTGAAACTAGAGTGAAGGAATTTAGAATCATGAGATGTGAAGTGTGAAACTCAGCAAGGCATAAACCAAATTGTGTGTCCTTCGTTGTAGTATACTCACTGTGGTGTTCCTTGCATAGATTGCCTTCATCTATATTATTCTGCTGTACAAGATagcctccttttttttttttgtctagttTTCTATGTCTTGTACTAAAGATAGTCTGCGTCATATCTATGTGGATACTATCTTAGTATATTATGAGATTTTGCTATGAGAACGAGAGCATCTTGAAGAAAAATGTGTTCATCAATTGGTAACCAATGGCTGATTGAACTACTTTGCTGTGATCATTAAGTGAAAACAATTTgggaaaatttttatttttcctttagtGTAAATTCCTTTCTTCCTCTACCACACTTGTATACCATTTAATTTTATTGATCATATATTTCTGTTTTTTACTTTATCGAAATTAATAATTGACAGATATGATCTTTTGTGAGTAAAATTTACTCCAAGATGAAAAAATATCTCAACAATTAAACGTCGTAACTCACATAAACCGTCAACCATGGTGCTAATCCTTCNNNNNNNNNNNNNNNNNNNNNNNNNNNNNNNNNNNNNNNNNNNNNNNNNNNNNNNNNNNNNNNNNNNNNNNNNNNNNNNNNNNNNNNNNNNNNNNNNNNNNNNNNNNNNNNNNNNNNNNNNCAAATGTTCAGCACTCCGTCGTCGTACGCAGGACAAAAAATAATTTGAGGTGTAAAGTTCATGAATACAGAGACTAATAGCAATTAACATTTTTCCAAAATTGAGCCGTTTATTTCCCTGAAGCTACCTACAAACCATCCTCGCTGGTTACTTCGAAATCGTAAACACCAAATCGAAATAGCAAGGGTACCACCCAACAGATTGGAAAAACTCTTAAATGTTGAAAACATGCAGTACACTGGAACTCGGAAGGTGGAAATTTTTCACAAAGGCCATTAATTTAGGCTAACAAAATATTACAGTAATTATTTtcacaaacaaagaaaaaattacAATCAGATTAGCAATTGTATTTTTCATTCCATTTCGTGCACCGGTGATGTCACCGCATAAATAGGACGGCATTCTAATTCACGTCGTCTGATCTCAGCTACCTATGGTGCCAATAGAATTGGCAAGAGGAATTGAAGAGGGGGTTCAAAAAGGAAACCAGAAATCTTGGTCCTGTACTATCATTAACTGCTGACACTGCATCATCTAACAGAGATTAATCGCCTTGAAGACAGTAAAGCTGACGAATATTGCCAGAAGCTTCAAATATAAAAAGGGACAAATCATTAGCATTTATTGTTTTAACTTCCTCTTGGACAATATTTAGAACAACCAGCTCTAAAAGAGCCACTAAATCCCACATTTCGCATCAGTATGCAAAATCTGAAATCAATCTTATAAGTAACTATTAACAACAAAAAAACAGACGGTTGCTTGAATAAAACTATAAAAAGGCActggagaagagagaaaaagaggcgGGAGGGGGGTGACAGTTACCATATAACCAGTCCTTGAAGTACACATGGAGAGCTGATGACAATTCCCGTTTACGATTATCTTCTAAAGGTGCTTCACGCAATAGTTCCCTTATCTCCCCTAAATTTTTTTGCTGTATAGAAGATAATAAGATTTTATAAGTTCAACAATTAGTTGAGACATAATTCACGTGAATTTGGCTCTTTAAAGCTTGAACACAAAATATATGGAAATCCAATCACTAATATATTAATCAATTAACACTAGAGATATACATTTCTTTGCTGAGATGCCATATAAGCATCTGGTAATGTAAATGGGTTGGCTTTTGTAGATCCAGTTGACTCTTCAGACAAGTTTGGAATCTGCAAATCAAGTATGTCAACATAAAAATGGTATTACCAACTAAGAAAAAAGAAATTTGAGCGTCAACCATTCTCTACCTAAAAAGCTTTATGGAAGAAACAGATATGATACATGTCAAACAGTTCACATGCTGAAATACTTCATGCTAATAgcttaaataaaacaaaaatagttGGTTTTCCTGCTGGTCATTATCAAAAACAACAGTCATACCACAAAATTTGTGAACTGATCAGGATCCACCCGTGATGCGGACTCCGCTTGAACATCAGCAACACCTGCAGGGTGAGATAGTGAATCATGAGGATCCACCATGCCCAGTGCTATAGGATTATCCCATTGGTTCACTGTGGGCAGAATTCCAACTTCGTTCATATGCTCCTCCAATTGTGGGTAAAATGTGTTATAGGGAGCCACCTATGCATATTATGGAAAAGAAAGTTTTCCACCAATGAATCCACTTGACAAAAGTGCAGAGTTAAAGAAAATATGCATACAACATCAGCAGCTAGTACTGCTAGATGAAGCAGAAAAGTGAACAAAAAGTAGACCTTTGGTAAGACGGAACAGAGATGCAGAGATATCCATCACAAATAAAAAGTGATAAACAACTGtcataagatttttaaaataaattcacTCTCTTTTAAGTGATATCTAAACTGCCAACATTTTATGTGTGATAACTGAGAACCATTCCAACAAGAAACTACCttcttttttaatctttttctCTGTTTACGTTAACCACACTTCTCATATAATAAGTTGCTTGAGTTTTAGAATTTAATAGTCATAACTATGTAATACCAAGAAATGGTTAAAAAAGTATTGTTAGATAATAGAAAGGCTTATGCACATCATATGCCTACAAGTACAATCCTAAAACAAGTTTTAAGCACTGCTATTAACACAATCGAACTATTTTAGTTATTCATCATGCATCACTGTCATATCACTTAATAGTACTGGCCAAGTCATAAATAGTTGACCAATATTCGCAAAGATATCATGGTCTCTTTTCAGCATCTTTAAGTAACATTTCAGTAATATACTAAAACTCAATATTTACTTTATCATGTAAAAGGCAACATGAAAAGGCAGTTCACCACATGGTTAGCAGCTTAATCAAACAAATGATAAATGAAGGAATCACCTGCAACTTATGGTTATCACCAAGAATAAGAGGTTGCTGATTCACCCCCAAAAAGAAGACACATTCACGGCAATTAGCAATACAAATACGTTTTGCTGCAACAATCACATGAGCTCGTTCACAATGCTCTACCCTTACAGCCTGTcagaaaaagaaaatgcagatgAGTCTATTTATTAGAAATGAAGCTCAGGCCAATCTAGCACACATGCAATGGTAGGAAGAAGATCAATAAGCTGCTTCCTGGTGGTCAAACGCTGTTGCATATGATGGATAGAAAATtaatttagataaaaaatttGTCAACTAACGATGTGATTCCAAACAACAAATATTAGCAGATTACTGTTAGATGCATAAGTGTGAATGTGAATCAATCAACAATAATCATCCCTTGCACTTCCCATGCACCTGGAAGGGGTGTCTCACAGAACAAAAGCAAGCATAATATCATTTTCCACATTCCGgaatgaaataataataataacaagttTTCCTTCTATTAGTACCAGATTCATCAAGGCACTCAAAAGCTGAACACAAAACCCCTTGTTACTTTTCAGGTGTTACCTTCCCAACTGCTCCCAGAACTATTGTAGAATCTGAGCATCCATACACAGTGGCATATCGCAAAGGTGCTAAAATGTAGATGGCTGACTCATGGCAATTTACAACCTGCAATAACCAAACACAACTTATGTTAACGTAACTACTTCCACAATAATCTCAAGTGATAAAATGTCCACAAGCACTTTGAATAACATccaaatcatgaagctaaatctAAATCTAGTTATACAACTTGCATGGAATAGAGATTATGCTTAAGGAAGACAAATGCTAGAAGTCCAAGTCCAATATCAAATATTAATTTAACTGGAAGACTTCACGCAATGTTAGGATCATTAGTCAAATGCGTGAGAAAACAAACCTTAACAGAGGAACCTTTAATGTCAGATGCATGCTTCACATATGAGGATTTAGAAACCCCTTCAATGAAACTTGGAGCTCTAGTACTTGTTGAGACCTTTACTGGGGCATTGCATGCATCAGTCATAGCAACATCCTGGTCAGAGGCACTAGCTGGG is a genomic window of Arachis ipaensis cultivar K30076 chromosome B06, Araip1.1, whole genome shotgun sequence containing:
- the LOC107645428 gene encoding rhodanese-like domain-containing protein 9, chloroplastic isoform X2, with protein sequence MAGPSFYASCLSSSSNLGTSWLVLKTHNARAVPGKLRWRSGLTIKAEVKFVNAEQAKELVTVDGYTVLDVRDKTQFERAHIKSCYHVPLFVENQDNDPGTIVKRTLHNNFSGLFFGLPFTKPNPNFVQTVKSQFSPETKLLVVCQEGLRSAAAANKLEQAGFSNVACITSGLQTVKPGTFDSVGSKDLQDAGKAGLVTIQGKISTVLGTILVCAYLFITFFPDQAEKIFQLVPAG
- the LOC107645428 gene encoding rhodanese-like domain-containing protein 9, chloroplastic isoform X1 codes for the protein MPPVFPPPVGFCNVTLKFINLGTSWLVLKTHNARAVPGKLRWRSGLTIKAEVKFVNAEQAKELVTVDGYTVLDVRDKTQFERAHIKSCYHVPLFVENQDNDPGTIVKRTLHNNFSGLFFGLPFTKPNPNFVQTVKSQFSPETKLLVVCQEGLRSAAAANKLEQAGFSNVACITSGLQTVKPGTFDSVGSKDLQDAGKAGLVTIQGKISTVLGTILVCAYLFITFFPDQAEKIFQLVPAG
- the LOC107645428 gene encoding rhodanese-like domain-containing protein 9, chloroplastic isoform X3 encodes the protein MPPVFPPPGKLRWRSGLTIKAEVKFVNAEQAKELVTVDGYTVLDVRDKTQFERAHIKSCYHVPLFVENQDNDPGTIVKRTLHNNFSGLFFGLPFTKPNPNFVQTVKSQFSPETKLLVVCQEGLRSAAAANKLEQAGFSNVACITSGLQTVKPGTFDSVGSKDLQDAGKAGLVTIQGKISTVLGTILVCAYLFITFFPDQAEKIFQLVPAG
- the LOC107645429 gene encoding TBCC domain-containing protein 1; protein product: MTEPIEPSTSSSMSTVFLHPRREPFEHGLLPIPKLIFSDPAQTLISLKQKLLELSSGGKVDPAAISESLQISLDHARLVLDTLSSVLPSSEPELPTAEVSAVDLHDLLLFLYIQSYKRLLPRTHKDSVAVADVWPSTSAFDGYLSALSPLQLVRSNSRRFMPSQADEEAHQLSYLQKHLANILSLLAEPVEGEGEESLVLSMDRFEHLGFLVQFGDKGSEGNSLSQHSPFFANSDPDMPAVPAPAAQVHDWLLQNITSALEHISERTSSKENGPASASDQDVAMTDACNAPVKVSTSTRAPSFIEGVSKSSYVKHASDIKGSSVKVVNCHESAIYILAPLRYATVYGCSDSTIVLGAVGKAVRVEHCERAHVIVAAKRICIANCRECVFFLGVNQQPLILGDNHKLQVAPYNTFYPQLEEHMNEVGILPTVNQWDNPIALGMVDPHDSLSHPAGVADVQAESASRVDPDQFTNFVIPNLSEESTGSTKANPFTLPDAYMASQQRNQKNLGEIRELLREAPLEDNRKRELSSALHVYFKDWLYASGNIRQLYCLQGD